The following are encoded in a window of Pseudomonadota bacterium genomic DNA:
- a CDS encoding TetR family transcriptional regulator yields MRVSDKHNKIIQAAIKVFARKGFYSARISDIAQEAKVADGTIYLYFNNKYDILISVFEEEIGKIILEVKNLTDQEEDPKEKLKIFAMQHMRMVRERKDLAEVLQMELRQSNKFMREYRNTKFIEYVDIVSRIIHKGQEAGIFRNDVMPGVAKRALFGALDETARLWILSPNNQYTIEEAAEQISKIFLSGIEAKSQS; encoded by the coding sequence ATGCGAGTATCCGACAAACACAACAAAATTATCCAGGCCGCAATAAAGGTTTTTGCCCGTAAGGGATTTTACAGCGCCAGAATATCAGACATCGCTCAGGAGGCCAAAGTCGCCGACGGGACGATCTATCTTTATTTCAACAACAAATATGACATTCTGATCTCGGTTTTTGAAGAAGAGATCGGCAAGATAATCCTCGAAGTCAAAAACCTCACTGATCAGGAGGAAGACCCGAAAGAAAAGCTCAAAATTTTTGCCATGCAGCATATGCGAATGGTGAGAGAGCGAAAGGATCTTGCCGAGGTTCTACAAATGGAATTACGGCAGAGCAACAAGTTCATGCGTGAGTACCGCAACACCAAGTTCATTGAATACGTTGATATCGTCTCAAGGATTATCCACAAGGGCCAGGAAGCAGGGATATTCAGAAATGATGTGATGCCGGGAGTCGCCAAAAGAGCCTTGTTCGGAGCTTTGGATGAAACAGCGCGACTCTGGATATTGTCACCGAACAATCAGTACACCATCGAAGAGGCCGCTGAGCAGATCAGCAAGATCTTTCTCAGCGGTATCGAAGCAAAATCGCAATCCTGA
- the greA gene encoding transcription elongation factor GreA — MVIRLPMSKSGYETLKIELEKLLKTDRMENIKDIERAREHGDLKENAEYHAAKERQSFIEGRIMELKDKLSRAEVIDCTKVNCEKVVFGTVVTVNDLDTDEELVYRILGPEESDLRKGRISVQSPLGSSMLGKSVGDDVQVRTPGGIRQFEIIEITPSQES; from the coding sequence ATGGTAATACGTTTGCCCATGTCAAAAAGCGGGTATGAAACCCTGAAGATAGAACTTGAGAAACTCCTGAAAACAGATCGTATGGAAAACATCAAGGATATTGAGCGGGCCAGAGAACATGGCGACCTGAAGGAAAATGCCGAATATCATGCGGCTAAAGAGCGGCAGAGCTTCATTGAGGGACGAATCATGGAGCTGAAAGATAAGTTGAGCCGGGCCGAAGTGATTGACTGTACCAAGGTGAATTGCGAAAAAGTTGTGTTCGGTACAGTGGTGACTGTTAACGATCTTGATACCGATGAAGAATTGGTCTACAGGATTTTAGGGCCTGAAGAATCGGATCTTAGAAAAGGCCGCATTTCAGTCCAGTCGCCTCTCGGTAGCTCCATGCTTGGTAAAAGTGTCGGTGATGATGTGCAGGTCCGCACACCGGGGGGAATCAGGCAATTTGAAATTATCGAAATAACCCCGTCCCAGGAGTCCTGA